The Halorussus salinus genome includes a region encoding these proteins:
- a CDS encoding RDD family protein, translated as MPSPSLSLFGVIHADRPAKVRAELDEFAADADALFIERPETEITLRTFGRVAARTPTFLLGMFVQLVAFVPLYVLLHREYDEAEAIAVRRVAADRGLPVHEVDDHPVLYMSRAGPRWILANWAALAALAYAFGTAFAALAGLLVFSVGATLLTKWLDRRLWLVAAIPATVGPFALAAANGLVSIFPVAGVLVFYAASAGLLNEYRNSHMLERISTISGREGYDRACLVTGKAHVAGLAGLAADADLAVSRVHVSRWLRRSDDVTDDPDPEEFGGSSPLGWLTTAFGLRRPEPARGTETAVFGRRIVAAIVDLGGAAVASVVGGLAFGVVGAVVVGGAGFLAVGDSAITASVVVGLVVAPPLYYLVFEATLGRTPGKWLLGLVVVAGDGSPVSRRAVLVRNLLRPLDLLVCYALGFVVMLATDRAQRLGDAAADTVVVRTE; from the coding sequence ATGCCATCCCCGTCGCTCAGCCTCTTCGGCGTCATCCACGCCGACCGTCCGGCGAAGGTCCGGGCGGAGTTGGACGAGTTCGCCGCCGACGCCGACGCGCTGTTCATCGAACGACCCGAGACCGAGATAACGCTCCGGACGTTCGGCCGCGTGGCCGCCCGCACGCCGACGTTCCTCCTCGGGATGTTCGTCCAGCTCGTCGCGTTCGTACCGCTGTACGTTCTCCTGCACCGGGAGTACGACGAGGCCGAAGCCATCGCCGTCCGCCGGGTCGCCGCCGACCGGGGCCTCCCGGTTCACGAAGTGGACGACCACCCGGTTCTCTACATGAGTCGGGCGGGACCGCGCTGGATACTGGCCAACTGGGCCGCGCTCGCGGCGCTGGCGTACGCCTTCGGGACCGCCTTCGCGGCGTTGGCGGGTCTCCTCGTCTTCTCGGTCGGTGCGACGCTTCTGACCAAGTGGCTCGACCGCCGCCTCTGGCTCGTCGCCGCGATTCCCGCGACGGTGGGGCCGTTCGCCCTCGCGGCGGCGAACGGTCTCGTCTCCATCTTTCCCGTCGCCGGGGTACTGGTCTTCTACGCGGCGTCGGCGGGCCTCCTCAACGAGTACCGGAATTCGCACATGCTAGAGCGCATCTCGACTATCTCCGGCCGAGAAGGGTACGACCGGGCCTGCCTCGTCACGGGGAAAGCCCACGTCGCGGGCCTCGCCGGTCTCGCGGCGGACGCCGACCTCGCCGTCTCCCGAGTCCACGTCTCCCGGTGGCTCAGACGCTCGGACGACGTAACCGACGACCCGGACCCCGAGGAGTTCGGGGGGTCGTCCCCGCTCGGGTGGCTGACCACCGCGTTCGGACTCCGCCGCCCCGAACCGGCACGGGGCACCGAGACGGCGGTGTTCGGCAGGCGGATAGTCGCCGCCATCGTGGACCTCGGCGGCGCGGCCGTCGCGAGCGTCGTCGGCGGATTGGCGTTCGGCGTCGTCGGGGCGGTGGTCGTCGGCGGCGCGGGCTTTCTCGCGGTCGGCGACTCGGCCATCACCGCCTCGGTCGTCGTCGGGTTGGTCGTCGCTCCGCCGCTGTACTACCTCGTCTTCGAGGCGACGCTCGGTCGCACGCCCGGCAAGTGGTTGCTCGGGTTGGTCGTCGTCGCGGGCGACGGGTCGCCGGTCTCCCGGCGCGCGGTCCTCGTGCGGAACCTGCTCCGGCCGCTGGACCTCCTCGTCTGCTACGCGCTCGGGTTCGTCGTGATGCTGGCGACCGACCGCGCACAGCGACTCGGCGACGCGGCGGCCGACACCGTCGTCGTCCGGACCGAGTGA
- a CDS encoding CGCGG family putative rSAM-modified RiPP protein, giving the protein MSSDTATEDRNHDVDLADDVEPITDRVHDNSWSANLEQPHHAESRDLVVEQARQAVEHTAEGNHVNLVTHGDHGHPETYLYDALSEGFGGQLSGTDLSWEYVEQCGCGGHVTRVYVE; this is encoded by the coding sequence ATGAGCAGTGACACCGCCACCGAGGACCGGAACCACGACGTGGACCTCGCCGACGACGTGGAACCCATCACCGACCGCGTTCACGACAACTCGTGGTCGGCGAATCTCGAACAGCCTCACCACGCCGAGAGCCGGGACCTCGTGGTCGAGCAGGCCCGGCAGGCGGTCGAACACACCGCCGAGGGCAACCACGTCAACCTCGTCACGCACGGCGACCACGGCCACCCTGAGACGTACCTCTACGACGCGCTCTCGGAGGGGTTCGGCGGGCAACTCTCCGGGACGGACCTCTCGTGGGAGTACGTCGAGCAGTGTGGCTGTGGCGGCCACGTGACTCGGGTCTACGTGGAGTAG
- a CDS encoding MBL fold metallo-hydrolase, giving the protein MNLSYQHANPATGGGSYLLRFTDATLDRTPCLLVDSGVGVDLDSLLADDEYLAAVLLTHAHLDHYASLADSLRDGAPVYTAEATANVLENVLTEGEKNYEIGATDSVADAIEPLDDWETIVPEVEVAPVPAGHTPGAAGFVVRFHDGSRANHLLFTGDFTMRRAAGYRGFQSDLPVDIDALFVNVSTTDDFEETLTDSLFTLFERSQAGSRTVVTASALTAVHYAYLLGYLGEEVGESVPVTLAGQAAKLYADFGYDVPNVEAVPVFESPDELLERGTVTFAGPEVPTEGSARRLFKTIEDDSSATLVQLTAGATNPVETASCTVYDYEIVNHPSMSVIDDVVSALNPIHVVAGHGPRRALRNFRGRYDERFVWASDDDREQTLYENGRWSPPPWLSDTAVQSIRAQDWQTNGARLGDLVADGERQLPEIVRADDPDLQAEGVGVERLDDRFGASEATAPSATADGANSPDGTAVAASSADGATAAERATGDESGTHAATESETGAAARAGSDAAAESGTGADAATGGEETSGEETGGDGSLLGESVAADHDAVQDSERFRRAVLGRLDALSSDETGESVRARVVDGGEDVTLLRLLDDADLDHGDEVTVVLSDDE; this is encoded by the coding sequence ATGAACCTCAGTTATCAGCACGCGAACCCCGCGACCGGCGGCGGTTCGTATCTCCTTCGCTTTACGGACGCGACGCTCGACCGGACGCCCTGTCTCCTCGTGGACTCCGGCGTCGGCGTCGATCTGGACTCGCTTCTGGCGGACGACGAGTATCTCGCGGCGGTCCTGTTGACTCACGCTCACCTCGACCACTACGCCTCGCTGGCCGATTCGCTCCGGGACGGCGCGCCGGTTTACACCGCCGAAGCGACCGCGAACGTCCTCGAAAACGTACTGACCGAAGGCGAGAAGAACTACGAAATCGGCGCGACCGATTCGGTCGCCGACGCCATCGAACCGCTCGACGACTGGGAGACCATCGTCCCCGAAGTGGAAGTCGCGCCGGTTCCGGCGGGTCACACGCCCGGCGCGGCCGGATTCGTCGTCCGGTTCCACGACGGGTCGCGGGCCAACCACCTCCTGTTCACCGGCGACTTCACGATGCGCCGCGCGGCGGGCTATCGCGGCTTCCAGTCGGACCTCCCCGTCGATATCGACGCGCTGTTCGTCAACGTCTCCACGACCGACGACTTCGAGGAGACCCTGACCGACTCGCTGTTCACGCTCTTCGAACGCTCGCAGGCCGGGTCCCGCACCGTCGTCACCGCCAGCGCGCTCACCGCGGTCCACTACGCCTACCTGCTCGGCTACCTCGGCGAGGAGGTCGGCGAGTCGGTCCCGGTGACGCTGGCCGGGCAGGCCGCGAAACTCTACGCCGACTTCGGCTACGACGTGCCGAACGTCGAGGCGGTCCCGGTCTTCGAGTCGCCCGACGAACTCCTCGAACGCGGCACCGTCACCTTCGCCGGACCGGAGGTCCCGACCGAAGGGAGCGCGCGTCGCCTGTTCAAAACCATCGAGGACGACTCGTCGGCCACGCTCGTCCAGTTGACGGCGGGCGCGACCAACCCCGTCGAGACCGCCTCCTGCACCGTCTACGACTACGAAATCGTCAACCACCCCTCGATGTCAGTCATCGACGACGTGGTGTCGGCGCTGAACCCCATCCACGTCGTCGCGGGCCACGGGCCGCGGCGCGCGCTCCGGAACTTCCGGGGGCGCTACGACGAGCGGTTCGTCTGGGCCAGCGACGACGACCGCGAGCAGACCCTCTACGAGAACGGCCGCTGGTCGCCGCCGCCGTGGTTGAGCGACACCGCGGTCCAGTCCATCCGCGCGCAGGACTGGCAGACCAACGGTGCCCGCTTGGGCGACCTCGTCGCGGACGGCGAGCGGCAACTCCCCGAAATCGTCCGTGCCGACGACCCGGACCTCCAAGCGGAGGGCGTCGGCGTCGAACGCCTCGACGACCGGTTCGGCGCGAGCGAGGCCACCGCCCCGTCGGCGACCGCCGACGGCGCGAACTCGCCCGACGGAACCGCGGTCGCGGCCTCCTCGGCGGACGGTGCGACCGCGGCGGAGCGTGCGACCGGCGACGAGTCCGGGACCCACGCGGCGACCGAATCCGAGACCGGAGCGGCGGCCCGCGCCGGGAGTGACGCGGCGGCCGAGTCCGGGACCGGAGCCGACGCCGCCACCGGCGGCGAGGAGACCAGCGGCGAGGAGACCGGCGGCGACGGGTCCCTCCTCGGCGAGTCGGTGGCGGCCGACCACGACGCGGTGCAGGATAGCGAACGATTCCGCCGGGCGGTCCTCGGCCGCCTCGACGCGCTCTCCTCGGACGAGACCGGCGAGTCGGTCCGCGCCCGCGTCGTGGACGGCGGCGAGGACGTGACCCTCCTCAGACTGCTGGACGACGCCGACTTGGACCACGGCGACGAAGTGACGGTGGTTCTCTCCGACGACGAGTGA
- a CDS encoding phosphosulfolactate synthase has product MDRAFDFLHVNERESKPREKGITEIRGPYYDPMGPRELQDILDTMGEYVDIYKFSGGSFALMPEEAVEELIGICHDHDVQVSTGGFVENVLVKDHDKVEQYVEEAGNLGFDIVEISSGFVAIDTDDLVALTEMVQEKGLKPKPEINVQFGAGGASSVEELESEEAIDPASAVREAERHLDAGAYKIMVESEGITERVREWRTDVAFEIANEVGVENCVFEAADPEVFEWYIKNFGPEVNLFVDNSQIVELECMRSGLWGKKSSWGRVTSYDREQ; this is encoded by the coding sequence ATGGACAGAGCATTCGACTTTCTGCACGTCAACGAGCGCGAATCGAAACCGCGGGAGAAGGGCATCACCGAGATTCGGGGGCCGTACTACGACCCGATGGGACCGCGGGAGTTACAAGACATCCTCGACACGATGGGCGAGTACGTCGATATCTACAAGTTCTCGGGCGGGTCGTTCGCGCTGATGCCCGAGGAGGCCGTCGAGGAGCTAATCGGCATCTGTCACGACCACGACGTACAGGTCTCGACCGGCGGGTTCGTGGAGAACGTCCTCGTCAAGGACCACGACAAAGTCGAGCAGTACGTCGAGGAGGCCGGAAATCTGGGCTTCGACATCGTGGAGATTTCGTCGGGGTTCGTCGCCATCGACACCGACGATTTGGTGGCGCTGACCGAGATGGTCCAAGAGAAGGGCCTCAAGCCCAAGCCCGAGATAAACGTCCAGTTCGGCGCTGGCGGGGCCTCGTCGGTCGAGGAGCTAGAGAGCGAGGAGGCCATCGACCCCGCGAGCGCGGTTCGGGAGGCCGAGCGCCACCTCGACGCGGGAGCCTACAAGATAATGGTCGAGTCGGAGGGCATCACCGAGCGCGTCCGCGAGTGGCGGACCGACGTGGCCTTCGAGATAGCCAACGAGGTCGGCGTCGAGAACTGCGTGTTCGAGGCGGCGGACCCCGAGGTGTTCGAGTGGTACATCAAGAACTTCGGCCCGGAGGTCAACCTCTTCGTGGACAACTCCCAGATAGTCGAGTTGGAGTGCATGCGGTCGGGGCTGTGGGGCAAGAAGAGTTCGTGGGGCCGGGTCACGTCGTACGACCGCGAGCAGTAG
- a CDS encoding PadR family transcriptional regulator, producing the protein MHDLTGFQRDLLYVIAGKDEPHGLAIKEELESYYEKEIHHGRLYPNLDTLVDKGLVDKGQRDRRTNYYALTDRGSREIEARREWETEHLGEKSSVTA; encoded by the coding sequence ATGCACGACCTGACTGGTTTCCAGCGGGACCTGTTGTACGTCATCGCGGGGAAAGACGAACCGCACGGCCTCGCCATCAAGGAAGAACTCGAATCGTACTACGAGAAAGAGATTCACCACGGCCGTCTGTACCCGAACCTCGACACGCTCGTGGACAAAGGTCTCGTGGACAAAGGTCAGCGCGACCGGCGCACCAACTACTACGCGCTCACCGACCGCGGGAGCCGCGAAATCGAGGCCCGCCGCGAGTGGGAGACCGAACACCTCGGCGAGAAGTCCTCCGTCACCGCGTAA
- a CDS encoding aldo/keto reductase, with protein sequence MEYETVGDEEVPKIGLGTWRLQGETCRRTVETALELGYRHVDTAQAYDNERQVGRAIAESSVEREEVFLTTKIWPGHLDRDAIRRSAASSLAQLGVEQVDLLLIHWPNPLASTAEVMAGLEDCIDAGFARHIGVSNFSVEQLRTAQAAADAPIFTDQVQFHPYQPQRDLRAYCRAHDVLVTAYSPLAHGGVLHDDVLRELGVVYGKSPAQIALRWVVQQEGVVAIPKSTSERHLRENLEVFDFELTDEEMVRIERPSRLRTGASFLRGRFGV encoded by the coding sequence ATGGAGTACGAAACCGTCGGGGACGAGGAGGTCCCCAAAATCGGCCTCGGAACGTGGCGGCTACAGGGCGAGACCTGTCGCCGGACCGTCGAGACCGCGCTGGAACTGGGCTACCGCCACGTCGATACCGCCCAAGCGTACGACAACGAGCGACAGGTCGGGCGGGCCATCGCCGAGTCGTCGGTCGAGCGCGAGGAGGTGTTCCTGACGACGAAGATCTGGCCCGGCCACCTCGACAGGGACGCCATCCGGCGCTCCGCGGCGTCGAGTCTGGCGCAGTTGGGCGTCGAGCAGGTCGATTTGCTCCTCATCCACTGGCCGAATCCCCTCGCGTCCACCGCCGAGGTGATGGCCGGGTTGGAGGACTGCATCGACGCCGGGTTCGCCCGGCACATCGGGGTGAGCAACTTCTCCGTCGAGCAGTTGCGGACCGCGCAGGCGGCCGCCGACGCGCCCATCTTCACCGACCAAGTGCAGTTTCACCCCTACCAGCCACAGCGCGACCTCCGGGCGTACTGCCGCGCTCACGACGTGCTGGTGACCGCCTACAGTCCGCTGGCCCACGGCGGCGTCCTCCACGACGACGTGCTTCGGGAACTCGGCGTGGTCTACGGCAAGTCGCCCGCCCAAATCGCGCTCCGGTGGGTCGTCCAGCAGGAGGGCGTCGTCGCCATCCCCAAGTCCACCAGCGAACGCCACCTCCGGGAGAATCTGGAAGTGTTCGACTTCGAGTTGACCGACGAGGAGATGGTCCGAATCGAGCGCCCCTCTCGGCTCCGGACCGGCGCGTCGTTCCTCCGCGGTCGGTTCGGGGTCTGA
- a CDS encoding MmgE/PrpD family protein — protein sequence MTTTADIADFALGLDFADLSDDTADELKKRIVDSLGIAIAAMDEQPVGVVGDTVAEFGGEGCTLWGGAGSSGATTASPPDATMYNTTLVRYLDYMDSFLAPGETPHPSDNVAGIVACGEYADASGEELLAAVGVAYEVQAELAWNAPVRERGWDHVTHTVVSAATGAGTILGLDREQLRSAVGIAGTAHNALRVTRTEGISEWKGVASANAARNAVYSAFLAKHGMDGPKNLFEGQKGWKQVVSGEFEADFSPAERVHDVMTKKYVAETYAQSAVEGIIELAERESIDPASVARIHLDTFAGAKLIIGGGEGSRYEVETKAQADHSLPYMLAAALLDREMGNDQYDPERIRRSDVQELLRTVEVEEDPELTERFENGEMPAHVTVETDDGTVYRIEKDGFEGHPNDSMSWDAIERKFHETAGERYDEARRDEIVETVLQLEDRDVSELVDLLD from the coding sequence ATGACCACGACCGCAGACATCGCCGACTTCGCGCTCGGTCTCGACTTCGCGGACCTGAGCGACGACACGGCAGACGAGCTAAAGAAGCGAATCGTGGACTCGCTCGGTATCGCAATCGCGGCGATGGACGAGCAACCGGTCGGCGTCGTCGGCGACACGGTGGCCGAGTTCGGCGGCGAGGGATGCACGCTGTGGGGCGGTGCAGGTAGTTCCGGGGCGACGACCGCCTCGCCGCCCGACGCGACGATGTACAACACGACGCTGGTGCGCTATCTCGACTACATGGACTCGTTTCTCGCGCCCGGCGAGACGCCCCACCCGAGCGACAACGTGGCCGGAATCGTCGCCTGCGGGGAGTACGCCGACGCCTCGGGCGAGGAGTTACTCGCGGCGGTCGGCGTGGCCTACGAGGTGCAGGCCGAACTCGCGTGGAACGCGCCGGTCCGCGAGCGCGGGTGGGACCACGTGACCCACACCGTCGTCTCCGCCGCGACCGGGGCGGGGACGATTCTCGGTCTCGACCGCGAGCAGTTGCGGTCGGCGGTCGGCATCGCGGGCACCGCGCACAACGCCCTCCGCGTGACCCGTACCGAAGGCATCTCGGAGTGGAAGGGCGTCGCGTCGGCCAACGCCGCCCGGAACGCGGTCTACTCGGCGTTCCTCGCCAAGCACGGCATGGACGGCCCGAAGAACCTCTTCGAGGGCCAGAAGGGGTGGAAACAAGTCGTCTCCGGGGAGTTCGAGGCCGACTTCTCGCCCGCCGAGCGCGTCCACGACGTGATGACGAAGAAGTACGTCGCCGAGACGTACGCCCAGTCGGCGGTGGAGGGCATCATCGAACTCGCCGAGCGCGAGTCCATCGACCCCGCATCGGTCGCGCGCATCCACCTCGACACGTTCGCTGGCGCGAAACTCATCATCGGCGGCGGCGAGGGGAGTCGCTACGAGGTCGAGACGAAGGCCCAAGCCGACCACTCGCTCCCCTACATGCTCGCGGCGGCGCTCCTCGACCGCGAGATGGGCAACGACCAGTACGACCCCGAGCGCATCCGCCGGTCGGACGTACAGGAACTGCTCAGAACCGTCGAGGTCGAGGAGGACCCGGAACTCACCGAACGCTTCGAGAACGGCGAGATGCCCGCCCACGTCACGGTCGAGACCGACGACGGAACGGTCTACCGCATCGAGAAAGACGGGTTCGAGGGCCACCCCAACGACTCGATGTCGTGGGACGCAATCGAGCGCAAGTTCCACGAGACCGCCGGAGAACGCTACGACGAGGCGCGCCGCGACGAGATAGTCGAGACCGTGTTGCAGTTGGAGGACCGCGACGTGTCCGAGTTGGTGGACCTCCTCGACTGA